Proteins co-encoded in one Gehongia tenuis genomic window:
- a CDS encoding phosphoribosylformylglycinamidine synthase encodes MNQRVRRVYVEKKREHAQQAEEMRYDLKHNLLIRGLTGVRIINRYDVSGIDDETYERAKAGIFAEPQVDVCWDEEFTAPEGSRVFVTALLPGQYDQRADSAAQCIQILTAGDKPAVRYAKVIVLMGELTDAEFAAAKAYTINPVEAEEAGMDKPESLAMETVRPADVKTVEGFTDLDEAGLMALLEKMGFAMDLADLKFCQDYFKEEKRDPTVTEMRMIDTYWSDHCRHTTFLTELTDVDLQEPAAKAAYDEYLAARERVYGKREKPICLMDMAVLAAKDMKKRGLLANLDESEEINACSIVVPVEANGKTEDYLVMFKNETHNHPTEIEPFGGAATCLGGAIRDPLSGRSYVYQAMRITGSGDPRTKVKDTLHGKLPQRKITRGAAQGYSSYGNQIGLATGIVSEVYHPGYVAKRMELGAVIAAAPKKNVVRERPAPGDVIVLLGGRTGRDGCGGATGSSKAHTEKSLATCGAEVQKGNPPEERKLQRLFRNPKVTRMIKRCNDFGAGGVSVAIGELADGLRIDLDRVPKKYEGLDGTELAISESQERMAVVIRPEDMDEFIAEAARENLEATHVATVTEEPRLVMTWRGQTVCDITRAFLNTNGAMKRAVAHVPEADKADLLDSLDLPEGDIKAKWLAALSDLNVCSQKGLTERFDGSIGAGSVLMPFGGRYQLTPAQALAGKIPVLEGETDDATLMAYGYDPMLSAKSPFHGAVYAVVEGVAKVVAAGGHLRDCYLTMQEFFERPGVKPERWGKPLGALLGAFWAQQRWSIAAIGGKDSMSGSFNDLDVPPTLVSIAVAPTKASRVISPEFKKAGNKVYITQITVDENGLPDMSALEETYEAVAKAIASGKVVSAYAVGMGGLAEAVSKMGFGNKLGFTFAGAPELFTAEHGRLVLEAEGELPFELLGEVMEAPVIRGAGFEIGLEEALSAWTGTLEAVFPTRSQGGNGVEKAKGAADATSPKRCTLARIQPIGRPRVLIPVFPGTNCEYDTARAFERAGAEADVLIIRNLTQQAIAESLDQLVEAIQRSQIVMLPGGFSGGDEPEGSAKFIVAAFRNPRVKDAVHELLKNRDGLMLGICNGFQALVKLGLVPYGEIRDPREDSPTLTYNAIGRHVSQMVYTKIVSKASPWLAETEVGDVNAIAVSHGEGRFVATKEDIRWMIENGQVATQYVDGEGRPAAEEPWNPNGSACAIEGIMSPDGRVLGKMGHSERCGRNIFKNIVGEKDQGLFRSGVNYYR; translated from the coding sequence ATGAATCAGCGGGTACGTCGGGTTTACGTGGAGAAAAAGAGGGAACACGCCCAGCAGGCCGAGGAGATGCGCTACGACCTCAAGCACAATCTGCTCATCCGGGGCCTCACGGGCGTTCGCATCATCAACCGCTACGACGTTTCGGGCATCGACGACGAGACCTATGAGCGGGCCAAGGCGGGCATCTTCGCCGAGCCCCAGGTGGACGTGTGCTGGGACGAGGAATTCACGGCGCCGGAGGGCAGCCGGGTTTTCGTCACCGCCCTTTTGCCCGGCCAGTACGACCAGCGGGCCGATTCGGCGGCCCAGTGCATTCAGATCCTCACCGCCGGGGACAAGCCCGCCGTGCGCTACGCCAAGGTGATCGTGCTGATGGGCGAACTCACCGACGCTGAATTCGCGGCGGCCAAGGCCTACACCATCAACCCCGTGGAGGCGGAGGAGGCGGGCATGGACAAGCCGGAAAGCCTCGCGATGGAGACGGTGCGGCCGGCGGACGTGAAGACCGTCGAGGGATTCACGGACCTCGATGAAGCGGGCCTCATGGCGCTTCTCGAAAAAATGGGCTTTGCCATGGACCTGGCGGACCTCAAGTTCTGCCAGGACTATTTTAAGGAAGAGAAGCGGGACCCCACCGTCACCGAGATGCGCATGATCGACACCTATTGGTCCGACCACTGCCGTCACACCACCTTTTTGACCGAGCTCACCGACGTTGATTTGCAGGAGCCGGCGGCGAAGGCGGCCTACGACGAGTATCTGGCGGCCCGGGAGCGGGTGTACGGAAAGCGGGAGAAGCCCATCTGCCTGATGGACATGGCGGTGCTGGCGGCCAAGGATATGAAGAAGCGGGGGCTCCTCGCCAATCTCGACGAATCGGAGGAGATCAACGCCTGTTCCATCGTGGTGCCGGTGGAGGCGAACGGGAAGACCGAGGACTATCTGGTCATGTTCAAGAACGAGACCCACAACCATCCCACGGAGATCGAGCCCTTCGGCGGCGCGGCCACCTGCCTGGGCGGCGCGATCCGCGATCCCCTGTCCGGCCGGTCCTACGTGTACCAGGCCATGCGCATCACCGGCAGCGGCGACCCCAGAACGAAGGTGAAGGACACCCTTCACGGCAAGCTGCCCCAGCGCAAGATCACCCGGGGCGCGGCCCAGGGCTACAGCAGCTACGGCAACCAGATCGGCCTTGCCACCGGCATCGTGAGCGAGGTGTATCATCCCGGGTACGTGGCCAAGCGCATGGAGCTGGGCGCGGTGATCGCGGCGGCACCAAAGAAGAACGTGGTGCGGGAGCGCCCGGCACCGGGGGACGTGATCGTGCTCCTCGGCGGACGGACGGGCCGGGACGGCTGCGGCGGCGCCACCGGCTCCTCCAAGGCCCACACCGAGAAATCCCTTGCCACCTGCGGCGCGGAGGTGCAAAAGGGCAACCCGCCGGAGGAGCGCAAGCTCCAGCGGCTCTTTAGAAATCCGAAAGTCACCCGCATGATCAAGCGGTGCAACGACTTCGGCGCCGGCGGCGTGTCGGTGGCCATCGGCGAACTGGCCGACGGCCTTCGCATCGACCTCGACCGGGTGCCGAAGAAATATGAGGGCCTGGACGGCACCGAGCTTGCCATCTCCGAATCCCAGGAGCGCATGGCGGTGGTGATCCGCCCTGAGGATATGGACGAATTTATCGCCGAGGCGGCGAGGGAGAACCTGGAGGCCACCCATGTGGCCACCGTCACCGAGGAGCCAAGACTGGTGATGACCTGGCGGGGCCAGACGGTGTGCGACATCACCCGGGCATTCTTGAACACCAACGGCGCCATGAAGCGTGCCGTGGCCCACGTGCCGGAAGCGGACAAGGCGGACCTTCTGGACAGCCTGGACCTTCCGGAGGGGGATATCAAGGCGAAGTGGTTGGCCGCCCTTTCCGATCTCAATGTGTGCAGCCAAAAGGGCCTCACGGAACGCTTCGACGGCAGCATCGGCGCGGGGTCCGTGCTCATGCCCTTCGGCGGGCGCTACCAGCTCACCCCGGCCCAGGCGCTGGCCGGCAAGATCCCCGTCCTCGAGGGGGAGACGGACGACGCCACCCTCATGGCCTACGGCTACGATCCCATGCTCTCCGCAAAGAGCCCCTTCCACGGCGCGGTGTACGCCGTGGTGGAGGGCGTGGCCAAGGTGGTGGCCGCCGGCGGCCATCTTCGCGACTGCTACCTCACCATGCAGGAATTCTTCGAGCGGCCGGGTGTGAAGCCCGAACGCTGGGGAAAGCCCCTGGGCGCGCTCCTTGGCGCCTTCTGGGCCCAGCAGCGCTGGAGCATCGCCGCCATCGGCGGCAAGGACAGCATGTCCGGCAGCTTCAACGATCTGGACGTGCCCCCCACCCTGGTCTCCATCGCGGTGGCCCCCACGAAAGCCTCCCGCGTCATCTCCCCCGAATTCAAGAAGGCGGGGAACAAAGTTTACATAACACAAATAACCGTGGACGAAAACGGTCTGCCGGACATGTCGGCCCTCGAAGAGACCTATGAGGCCGTGGCGAAGGCCATCGCTTCGGGCAAGGTGGTCTCCGCCTATGCGGTGGGCATGGGCGGCCTGGCGGAGGCGGTCAGCAAGATGGGCTTTGGCAACAAGCTCGGCTTCACCTTTGCCGGTGCGCCGGAGCTTTTCACCGCCGAACACGGCCGGCTGGTGCTGGAGGCGGAGGGCGAGCTCCCCTTCGAGCTGCTGGGCGAGGTGATGGAAGCACCGGTGATCCGGGGCGCGGGCTTTGAGATCGGCCTTGAGGAGGCCCTTTCGGCCTGGACGGGCACGCTGGAGGCGGTGTTCCCCACCCGCTCCCAGGGCGGGAACGGGGTGGAGAAGGCCAAGGGGGCGGCCGACGCCACCAGCCCGAAGCGGTGCACCCTGGCCCGCATTCAGCCCATTGGGCGGCCCCGGGTGCTCATCCCTGTTTTCCCAGGCACCAACTGCGAATACGACACCGCCCGGGCCTTCGAGCGGGCGGGTGCGGAGGCGGACGTGCTCATCATAAGGAACCTCACCCAGCAGGCCATTGCCGAGTCGTTGGACCAGCTGGTGGAGGCCATTCAAAGGTCCCAGATCGTCATGCTGCCCGGCGGCTTCAGCGGCGGCGACGAGCCGGAGGGTTCGGCCAAGTTCATCGTGGCCGCCTTCAGGAATCCCCGGGTGAAGGACGCGGTGCATGAACTGCTGAAAAACCGTGACGGCCTGATGTTGGGCATATGTAACGGCTTTCAAGCTTTGGTCAAATTGGGGCTGGTCCCCTATGGCGAGATCCGGGATCCCCGGGAGGACAGCCCCACCCTCACCTACAACGCCATCGGCCGGCATGTCTCCCAGATGGTCTACACGAAGATCGTCTCGAAGGCCTCCCCGTGGCTTGCCGAGACGGAGGTGGGCGATGTGAACGCCATTGCCGTCTCCCACGGCGAGGGCCGGTTCGTGGCCACAAAGGAGGATATCCGCTGGATGATCGAAAACGGTCAGGTGGCCACCCAGTACGTGGACGGCGAGGGCAGGCCCGCCGCCGAAGAGCCCTGGAATCCCAACGGCAGCGCCTGCGCCATCGAGGGCATCATGAGCCCCGACGGCCGGGTGCTGGGCAAGATGGGCCACTCGGAACGCTGCGGCCGGAACATCTTCAAGAATATCGTGGGCGAGAAGGATCAGGGCCTGTTCCGCTCGGGCGTGAACTACTACCGCTGA